The Dromaius novaehollandiae isolate bDroNov1 chromosome 5, bDroNov1.hap1, whole genome shotgun sequence genome window below encodes:
- the IPO7 gene encoding importin-7, with protein sequence MDPSAIIEALRGTMDPALREAAERQLNEAHKSVNFVSTLLQITMSEQLDLPVRQAGVIYLKNMITQYWPDRETAPGEIPPYSIPEEDRHCIRENIVEAIIHSPELIRVQLTTCIHHIIKHDYPSRWTAVVEKIGFYLQSDNSACWLGILLCLYQLVKNYEYKKPEERSPLIAAMQHFLPVLKDSFIQLLSDPSDQSVLIQKQIFKIFYALVQYTLPLELINQQNLTEWIEILKTVVDRDVPAETLQVDEDDRPELPWWKCKKWALHILARLFERYGSPGNVSKEYNEFAEVFLKAFAVGVQQVLLKVLYQYKEKQYMAPRVLQQTLNYINQGVSHAVTWKNLKPHIQGIIQDVIFPLMCYTDADEELWQEDPYEYIRMKFDVFEDFISPTTAAQTLLFTSCSKRKEVLQKTMGFCYQILTEPNADPRKKDGALHMIGSLAEILLKKKIYKDQMEYMLQNHVFPLFSSELGYMRARACWVLHYFCEVKFKSDQNLQTALELTRRCLIDDREMPVKVEAAIALQVLISNQEKAKEYITPFIRPVMQALLHIIRETENDDLTNVIQKMICEYSEEVTPIAVEMTQHLAMTFNQVIQTGPDEEGSDDKAVTAMGILNTIDTLLSVVEDHKEITQQLEGICLQVIGTVLQQHVLEFYEEIFSLAHSLTCQQVSAQMWQLLPLVFEVFQQDGFDYFTDMMPLLHNYVTVDTDTLLSDTKYLEMIYSMCKKVLTGVAGEDAECHAAKLLEVIILQCKGRGIDQCIPLFVEAALERLTREVKTSELRTMCLQVAIAALYYNPHLLLNTLENLRFPNNVEPVTNHFITQWLNDVDCFLGLHDRKMCVLGLCALIDLEQIPQVLNQVAGQILPAFILLFNGLKRAYACHAEHENDSDDDDEAEEDEETEELGSDEDDIDEDGQEYLEILAKQAGEDGDDEDWEEDDAEETALEGYSTIIDDEDNPVDEYQIFKTIFQTIQNRNPVWYQTLTQGLNEEQRKQLQDIATLADQRRAAHESKMIEKHGGYKFNAPVVPTSFNFGGPAPGMN encoded by the exons GCTCATAAGTCGGTGAACTTTGTTTCAACTCTGCTTCAGATCACTATGTCGGAGCAACTGGATTTACCAGTGAGACAGGCAG GGGTTATCTACTTGAAAAATATGATAACCCAGTATTGGCCCGATCGGGAAACTGCACCAGGAGAGATTCCACCTTACTCCATCCCAGAAGAAGATAGACACTGTATTCGTGAAAATATTGTAGAAGCCATTATTCACTCTCCCGAGCTGATTAG AGTACAGCTTACTACTTGCATTCACCATATTATCAAGCATGATTATCCTAGTCGTTGGACTGCAGTTGTGGAGAAAATTGGTTTTTATCTTCAGTCTGACAACAGTGCTTGTTGGCTTGGAATTCTTCTCTGTCTTTATCAACTTGTGAAAAACTATGA GTACAAGAAACCAGAGGAGCGGAGTCCTTTGATAGCTGCAATGCAACATTTTCTACCAGTTCTGAAGGACAGTTTTATTCAGCTCTTGAGTGATCCATCTGATCAGTCTGTCCTCATCCAGAAAcagatctttaaaatattttatgcacTTGTCCAG tatacgTTACCTTTGGAGTTGATAAATCAGCAAAACCTGACTGAATGGATAGAAATCCTGAAGACTGTTGTGGATAGGGATGTACCAGCT GAAACCCTTCAAGTTGATGAAGATGATAGACCTGAGTTGCCTTGGTGGAAATGCAAGAAGTGGGCTTTGCATATCTTGGCTAGACTTTTTGAGAG GTATGGAAGTCCTGGTAATGTTTCCAAGGAGTACAATGAGTTTGCTGAAGTGTTCCTGAAGGCATTTGCTGTTGGTGTTCAGCAA GTGTTGCTGAAGGTGTTGTATCAGTACAAGGAAAAGCAGTACATGGCTCCTAGAGTTCTGCAGCAAACGCTGAATTACATCAATCAAGGAGTGTCACATGCTGTCACCTGGAAGAATCTGAAACCTCATATTCAA ggaATTATCCAAGATGTTATTTTTCCATTGATGTGCTATACAGATGCTGATGAAGAGCTTTGGCAAGAAGATCCATATGAATATATTCGCATGAAATTTG ATGTATTTGAAGACTTCATTTCTCCAACAACTGCTGCTCAGACACTATTGTTTACATCATGTAGTAAAAGGAAAGAG GTCTTGCAGAAGACAATGGGATTTTGTTATCAGATCCTTACAGAGCCAAATGCTGACCCTCGTAAGAAGGATGGTGCTCTACATATGATCGGCTCTTTGGCTGAAATTCTCCTGAAA AAGAAGATATACAAAGATCAGATGGAATATATGTTGCAGAATCATGTGTTCCCTCTCTTCAGCAGTGAGCTGGGTTACATGAGAGCGCGG GCTTGCTGGGTCCTTCATTATTTTTGCGAAGTCAAATTTAAGAGTGACCAGAATCTTCAGACAGCCTTAGAACTCACAAGACGATGTCTGATAGATGATAGGGAAATGCCTGTGAAAGTGGAAGCTGCCATAGCACTTCAAGTTCTCATCAGTAATCAAGAGAAAG CTAAAGAATATATTACTCCATTCATTAGACCTGTAATGCAAGCTTTACTTCATATTATAAGGGAGACTGAAAATGATGATCTTACTAATGTGATTCAGAAAATGATCTGTGAATACAGTGAAGAAGTTACCCCAATTGCTGTAGAAATGACACAGCATTTG GCAATGACATTTAACCAGGTGATACAAACTGGACCAGATGAAGAGGGCAGTGATGACAAAGCAGTGACAGCAATGGGAATCTTGAATACTATTGACACACTTCTAAGTGTAGTTGAAGATCACAAGGAA attaCCCAGCAGCTGGAGGGGATCTGTTTGCAAGTGATTGGAACAGTTTTGCAGCAGCATGTATTAG AGTTCTATGAGGAGATCTTTTCCTTGGCTCATAGCCTGACCTGTCAACAAGTTTCTGCACAAATgtggcagcttcttcctcttgtttttgaaGTCTTTCAGCAGGATGGCTTTGATTATTTTACTG atATGATGCCTCTCTTGCATAATTATGTCACTGTTGATACAGATACACTTCTGTCAGACACAAAATACCTTGAAATGATTTACAGTATGTGCAAGAAG GTCCTTACAGGAGTTGCTGGAGAAGATGCAGAATGTCATGCAGCAAAGCTTTTAGAAGTAATTATTCTTCAGTGTAAAGGGCGTGGTATTGATCAG TGCATACCCTTATTTGTGGAAGCTGCTTTAGAGAGATTGACCAGAGAAGTGAAAACAAGTGAACTGCGAACAATGTGCCTCCAGGTTGCCATAGCTGCTTTGTATTACAATCCTCATCTACTATTAAATACCTTGGAAAATCTTCGTTTTCCCAATAATGTGGAGCCTGTCACTAATCACTTCATAACACAGTGGCTTAATGATGTAGACTGTTTCTTGGG ACTTCATGACAGAAAAATGTGTGTGCTTGGCTTGTGTGCTCTTATTGATCTGGAGCAAATACCACAGGTTTTAAATCAAGTTGCTGGACAGATCCTGCcagcttttattcttttatttaatgGATTGAAAAGAGCATATGCTTGTCATGCAGAGCATGAAAATGACagcgatgatgatgatgaagctGAAGAAGATGAGGAAACAG AGGAATTGGGGAGTGATGAAGATGACATTGATGAAGATGGTCAAGAATATCTAGAGATTCTGGCAAAACAGGCCGGTGAAGATGGAGATGATGAAGACTGGGAAGAAGATGATGCTGAAGAGACTGCTTTGGAAGGCTATTCAACAATTATTGATGATGAGGACAACCCTGTTGATGAatatcaaatatttaaaacaatttttcaga cAATTCAGAATCGTAACCCTGTGTGGTACCAAACTTTGACACAGGGTCTTaatgaagaacaaagaaaacaattgCAGGACATAGCAACTCTGGCAGATCAGAGGCGGGCAGCACATG